From the Danio aesculapii chromosome 9, fDanAes4.1, whole genome shotgun sequence genome, one window contains:
- the LOC130234643 gene encoding histamine N-methyltransferase-like encodes MAAPFKTLVEDYPRYLKSFELFLERSSEHQCMQDFIHNTLPDILASESVNISRSCSYQLYME; translated from the exons ATGGCAGCTCCATTCAAAACACTTGTGGAAGATTATCCCAGATACCTCAAATCATTTGAGCTCTTTCTGGAGCGCTCATCAGAGCACCAGTGCATGCAGGACTTCATTCATAATACGCTTCCCGACATTCTGGCAAG CGAGAGTGTCAACATCTCCAGATCTTGCTCATATCAACTTTACATGGAATAA